One Terriglobales bacterium genomic region harbors:
- a CDS encoding SulP family inorganic anion transporter: protein MSTPTPSSLPRPAWIVRWIPAVSWLSSYQREWLRFDLVAGLTTAAVVIPKAMAYAAIAGLPLEVGLYTSLIPLVVYAVMGTSRPLSVTTSSTIAIMAVSILGQVTSGAGPAALLSASATLSLLVGAFLLLAGLFRLGAVANLISEPVLTGFKAGVGLVIILDQLPKLLGIHITKAGFFQDIWSIVMHLPHTSIPTLILGVVMLALMLGLEHFTPKVPAALVTVAVGIAASAFFGLDKAGVSVVGTLQGGLPSFALPDFSLLQQLWPAALGIALMSFVESAAAGRAFLHKGESAPNADGELVATGMANLAGSFFHIMPAGGGTTQTAVNDGAGARSQLAGVVTAAVVMATLLFLAPLFAKMPHATLAAVVIVASIGLCSPAQFLAIRRIRYMEYRWALVAVIGVVLLGTLQGVLVAVLVSMVSLIHHANLYPLHVLARKPGTNVFRPRTPEHPEDETFPGLLLLRPEGLIYFGNVARLAQQMIELRVAAAPKVVVLDLGAVANLEFTALKMLIDAEEKLRNEGIMLWLVALNPEVLKVVQHSGLGERLGRERMFFTLEQAVENYQKGSAARPHGAQ, encoded by the coding sequence CTGAGCTCCTATCAAAGGGAATGGCTGCGCTTCGATCTGGTCGCCGGTCTCACCACGGCGGCCGTGGTCATCCCCAAGGCAATGGCCTACGCCGCCATTGCCGGCCTCCCGCTGGAGGTGGGTCTCTACACCTCACTCATCCCGCTGGTGGTGTACGCCGTGATGGGCACGTCTCGCCCCCTGAGCGTCACGACCTCCTCGACCATAGCGATCATGGCAGTCAGCATCCTCGGCCAGGTGACCTCCGGCGCAGGGCCTGCAGCGCTGCTCTCGGCATCGGCCACATTGTCGCTTCTGGTGGGAGCATTCCTGCTGTTGGCGGGTCTGTTTCGCCTCGGTGCAGTCGCCAACCTCATCTCGGAGCCGGTGCTGACGGGTTTCAAAGCCGGAGTTGGTCTGGTGATCATATTGGATCAGCTTCCCAAGCTCCTCGGGATACACATCACCAAGGCCGGATTCTTCCAGGACATCTGGTCCATCGTCATGCACCTCCCGCACACATCAATCCCGACTCTGATTCTCGGCGTCGTGATGCTGGCCCTCATGCTGGGGCTGGAGCATTTCACGCCCAAGGTGCCGGCGGCACTGGTCACCGTGGCCGTCGGTATCGCCGCCTCGGCATTCTTCGGGCTCGACAAGGCGGGCGTGTCGGTGGTGGGAACGCTGCAGGGGGGATTGCCGTCCTTTGCGCTCCCCGACTTTTCTCTGCTGCAACAGCTCTGGCCGGCAGCGCTCGGTATCGCTCTGATGAGTTTCGTCGAATCGGCTGCGGCGGGTCGCGCCTTCCTGCATAAGGGAGAGTCGGCCCCCAATGCCGACGGTGAACTGGTGGCGACCGGCATGGCAAACCTTGCCGGCAGCTTCTTTCATATCATGCCGGCCGGTGGCGGAACGACGCAGACGGCCGTGAACGATGGCGCGGGAGCTCGCAGCCAGTTGGCAGGGGTTGTGACCGCCGCGGTGGTCATGGCCACGCTGCTCTTCCTCGCCCCGCTCTTTGCCAAGATGCCCCATGCAACGCTGGCCGCCGTCGTCATCGTCGCCAGTATCGGCCTGTGCAGCCCGGCACAGTTCCTCGCCATCCGGCGAATCCGCTACATGGAATATCGGTGGGCGCTCGTCGCCGTGATTGGAGTGGTGCTGCTCGGCACCCTGCAAGGCGTTCTGGTGGCGGTGCTGGTCTCGATGGTATCCCTCATCCACCACGCCAATCTTTATCCTCTCCACGTCCTCGCACGTAAGCCCGGCACCAATGTGTTCCGCCCCCGCACACCGGAGCATCCTGAGGACGAAACCTTCCCCGGGCTGCTGCTGCTGCGGCCTGAAGGTCTGATCTACTTTGGCAATGTCGCCCGCCTTGCTCAGCAGATGATCGAACTGCGCGTCGCGGCTGCCCCGAAGGTGGTGGTCCTGGACCTGGGCGCGGTGGCCAATCTGGAGTTCACGGCGCTCAAGATGCTGATCGACGCCGAGGAGAAACTGCGCAACGAAGGCATCATGCTCTGGCTGGTGGCACTGAATCCCGAGGTGCTCAAGGTTGTCCAGCATTCCGGCCTGGGGGAACGGCTGGGCCGGGAACGAATGTTTTTCACCCTGGAGCAGGCTGTCGAGAACTACCAGAAGGGATCCGCTGCAAGGCCTCACGGTGCCCAGTGA
- a CDS encoding DUF4056 domain-containing protein: MEDDVKPSSYWLRAACCILLAYCVAACQKERWEVGKNLRARDVAVAAALGDTGQASSADLAATDIPAIPYPQALRPCCAFGADLKVAVGRVPVPGVEIGNLVGPQDVGPHRYDNGYISLHGTDPRGIIDNENNGLIYTCRGGFIDLAHVRDNADNTLSLTASIARSLETGGTVDVPPQGAAMRVRLRAVSTAGVAKYGRIPLATALAQWVAYQFSIWHEIATFYGYASLAEWPEKISAFSPEDLYSNQIGERLAGGIILSKEVHNDVDYGLSMDAWITRMLERLGAVSLADSRAAMRAVDGAWWDSEKRIPDWTLVTRRQFETDPFLRPWRLEDAHPGTKGAVMPLGRCRDAEPALVLHVVDGFAGALFRDYATVEFDVDDSLVAAGFPLPRPGSRRVNQEDFPFIIQKIRDANAETFGPGADAP, encoded by the coding sequence ATGGAGGATGACGTGAAGCCCAGCTCGTATTGGTTAAGAGCGGCCTGCTGCATCCTGCTCGCCTACTGTGTGGCTGCCTGCCAGAAGGAGCGCTGGGAGGTGGGGAAGAATTTGCGCGCACGCGACGTCGCCGTAGCCGCCGCCCTCGGTGACACGGGTCAGGCGAGCAGCGCGGACCTCGCGGCTACGGATATTCCGGCAATTCCCTATCCGCAGGCCCTGCGCCCCTGCTGCGCGTTCGGTGCGGATCTGAAAGTGGCGGTCGGCCGGGTGCCAGTGCCCGGCGTCGAGATCGGCAACCTGGTGGGTCCGCAGGACGTCGGCCCGCACCGCTACGACAACGGCTATATCTCCCTCCACGGGACGGATCCGCGGGGCATCATCGACAACGAGAACAACGGCCTCATCTACACGTGCCGCGGCGGCTTCATCGATTTGGCGCACGTGCGCGACAATGCCGACAACACGCTGTCGCTCACAGCGTCCATCGCCCGCTCGCTGGAGACGGGCGGTACCGTCGACGTGCCGCCGCAAGGCGCGGCCATGCGGGTGCGCCTGCGTGCGGTGTCGACCGCGGGGGTTGCGAAGTACGGCCGTATTCCGCTCGCGACAGCCCTGGCCCAGTGGGTGGCGTACCAGTTCTCGATCTGGCACGAGATCGCGACCTTCTACGGCTACGCGTCGTTGGCGGAGTGGCCCGAGAAGATCTCGGCCTTCTCCCCGGAAGATCTGTACTCCAACCAGATCGGGGAACGACTGGCAGGCGGCATCATCCTGTCAAAGGAGGTGCACAACGACGTCGACTACGGATTGAGCATGGACGCCTGGATCACGCGCATGCTGGAGCGGCTCGGGGCGGTGTCGCTGGCCGACTCGCGGGCAGCCATGCGGGCGGTCGACGGCGCCTGGTGGGACTCCGAGAAGCGGATCCCGGACTGGACCCTGGTGACACGGCGCCAGTTCGAGACCGACCCCTTCCTGCGGCCGTGGCGGCTCGAGGATGCGCACCCCGGCACGAAGGGAGCTGTGATGCCGCTCGGGCGGTGCCGCGACGCTGAGCCCGCCCTCGTACTGCATGTCGTCGACGGCTTCGCCGGGGCCCTGTTTCGCGACTATGCCACGGTGGAGTTCGACGTGGACGATTCACTGGTCGCGGCCGGCTTTCCGTTGCCGCGCCCCGGCAGCCGTCGCGTCAATCAGGAGGACTTTCCGTTCATCATCCAGAAGATCCGCGATGCGAATGCGGAGACATTTGGACCGGGCGCCGACGCGCCCTGA